A window of Notolabrus celidotus isolate fNotCel1 unplaced genomic scaffold, fNotCel1.pri scaffold_264_arrow_ctg1, whole genome shotgun sequence genomic DNA:
gtgtgtgtgtgtgtgtgtgtgtgtgtgtgtgtgtgtgtgtgtgtgtgtgtgtgtgtgtgtgtgtgtgtgtgtgtgtgttttagccaGAAGAGCAGCATCCCCCGGCGGGTGTGGCTTGTGGTTCGTCATCAACGATCTGTACGCCTCGCCTACTCGATGCTGATTGGCTGGCTCCATTGCCCTTCAACCTCTCGTCTGCCTGAGCCGTCTCCATCATCCCTGAAACCACAAAAACATCAACGTCAACATCAACATCCACATCAACGTCAACGTCAACGTCAACATCAACATCCACGTCAACATCAACATCCACGTCGACGTCAACATCCACGTCAACATCCACGTCAACATCAACGTCAACATCCACGTCAACATCCACGTCAACATCCACGTCAACGTCAACATCCACGTCAACGTCAACATCCACGTCAACGTCAACGTCAACATCCACGTCAACATCCACGTCAACGTCAACATCCACGTCAAAGTCAACGTCAACATCCACGTCAACATCCACGTCAACATCCACGTCAACGTCAACGTCAACGTCAACGTCAACATCCACGTCAACATCCACGTCAACATCCACGTCAACATCCACATCAACATCCACGTCAACATCCACGTCAACATCCACGTCAACATCCACATCAACATCCACGTCAACATCCACATCAACATCCACATCAACATCCACGTCAACATCCACGTCAACATCCACATCAACATCCACGTCAACATCCACGTCAACATCCAAGTCAACATCCACATCAACATCCACGTCAACATCCACGTCAACGTCAACGTCAACATCCACATCAACGTCAACATCCACGTCAACATCAACATCCACGTCGACGTCAACATCCACGTCAACATCCACGTCAACATCAACGTCAACATCCACGTCAACATCCACGTCAACATCCACGTCAACGTCAACATCCACGTCAACGTCAACATCCACGTCAACGTCAACGTCAACATCCACGTCAACATCCACGTCAACATCCACGTCAACGTCAACGTCAACGTCAACGTCAACATCCACGTCAACATCCACGTCAACATCCACGTCAACATCCACATCAACGTCAACGTCAACATCCACATCAACGTCAACGTCAACATCCACATCAACATCCACGTCAACATCCACATCAACGTCAACGTCAACATCCACATCAACGTCAACGTCAACATCAACATCCACGTCAACATCCACGTCAACATCAACATCCACATCCACATCAACGTCAACATCAACATCCACATCCACATCAACGTCAACATCAACATCCACGTCAACATCCACGTCAACATCCACATCAACGTCAACGTCAACATCCACATCAACGTCAACGTCAACATCCACATCAACATCCACGTCAACATCCACATCAACGTCAACGTCAACATCCACATCAACGTCAACGTCAACATCAACATCCACGTCAACATCCACGTCAACATCAACATCCACATCCACATCAACGTCAACATCAACATCCACATCCACATCAACGTCAACATCAACATCCACGTCAACATCCACGTCAACATCAACATCCACGAGGACATCAACATCCACGTCAACATCCACGTCAACATCAACATCCACGAGGACATCAACATCCACGTCAACGTCAACGTCAACATCCACGTCAACATCCACGTCAACATCCACGTCAACATCCACGTCAACATCCACGTCAACGTCAACATCCACGTCAACATCCACGTCAACGTCAACGTCAACATCCACATCAACGTCAACATCCACGTCAACATCAACGTCAACATCCACGTCAACATCAACGTCAACATCCACGTCAACATCAACGTCAACATCCACGTCAACGTCAACATCCACGTCAACATCAAcgtcaacatcaacatcaacatccaCGTCAACATCCACGTCAAAATCAACGTCAACATCAACGTCAACATCCACGTCAACATCCACGTCAACATCAACGTCAACATCCACGTCAACATCCACGTCAACATCCACGTCAACGTCAACGTCAACATCCACGTCAACGTCAACATCCACGTCAACATCCACGTCAACATCCACGTCAACATCCACGTCAACATCAACGTCAACATCAACGTCAACATCAACATccacatcaacatcaacatccaCATCAACATGAATGATAATAACCAtcttaataatgataatgaatgataataacaatattaataatgataataatgaataataataacaatataaataatgataataatgaatgataataacaatataaataatgataataatgaatgataataacaatattaataatgataataatgaatgataataacaatattaataatgataataatgaatgataataacaatataaataatgataataatgaatgataataacaatcttaataatgataataatgaatgataataacaatattaataatgataataatgaatgataataacaatattaataatgataataatgaatgataataacaatcttaataatgataataatgaatgataataacaatataaataatgataataatgaatgataataacaatattaataatgataataatgaatgataataacaatattaataatgataataattaatgataataacaatataaataatgataataatgaatgataataacaatcttaataatgataataatgaatgataataacaatattaataatgataataatgaatgataataacaatattaataatgataataatgaatgataataacaatattaataatgataataatgaatgataataacaatataaataatgataataatgaatgataataacaatcttaataatgataataatgaatgataataacaatattaataatgataataatgaatgataataacaatattaataatgataataatgaatgataataacaatataaataatgataataatgaatgataataacaatcttaataatgataatgaatgataataacaatattaataatgataataataatgaatgataataacaatattaataatgataataatgaatgataataacaatataaataatgataataatgaatgataataacaatcttaataatgataatgaatgataataacaataaaaataatgataataatgaatgataataacaatcttaataatgataataatgaatgataataacaatattaataatgataataataatgaatgataataacaatataaataatgataataatgaatgataataacaatcttaataatgataataatgaatgataataacaatattaataatgataataatgaatgataataacaatattaataatgataataatgaatgataataacaatattaataatgataataatgaatgataataacaatattaataatgataataatgaatgataataacaatattaataatgataatgaatgataataacaatattaataatgataataatgaatgataataacaatattaataatgataataatgaatgataataacaatattaataatgataataatgaatgataataacaatattaataatgacaATGTAACACAGGAACATAAGCTCCTCCCCCTCAGACTCTTACGTTTACAGAGATCCAGGAAGAGCTCCTCGATGCCTTTATTTAACTTGGCTGATGTGTGGTAATGTTTGGCTCCCACTGACTCAGCATAactacagagagacaggaacacCAACCATGAGCTCAGATACTATCCTTCAACAGACCCACAGACCCATGACCCCACAGACCCACAGACCCATGACCCCACAGACCCACAGATCCATGACCCCACAGACCCATGACCCCACAGATCCATGACCCCACAGACCCATGACCCCACAGATCCATGACCCCACAGATCCATGACCCCACAGATCCACAGACCCCACAGACCCATGACCCCACAGATCCATGACCCCACAGATCCACAGACCCCACAGATCCATGACCCCACAGATCCATGACCCCACAGACCCATGACCCCACAGATCCATGACCCCACAGACCCATGACCCCACAGACCCACAGATCCATGACCCCACAGACCCATGACCCCACAGATGCACAGATCCATGACCCCACAGACCCATGAACCCACATACCCACAGATCCATGAACCCACAGATCCTTGAACCCACATACCCACAGATCCATGAACCCGAATACCCACAGATCCATGAACCCACAGATCCATGAACCCACAGATCCTTGAACCCACAGATCCATAAACCCACAGATCCTTGAACCCACAGATCCATGAACCCACATACCCACAGATCCATGAACCCACATACCCACAGATCCATAAACCCACAGATCCTTGAACCCACAGATCCATGAACCCACATACCCACAGATCCATGAACCCACAGATCCTTGAACCCACAGATCCATGAACCCACAGATCCATAAACCCACAGATCTGTAGACCGACCTTGAACCTTAAATAATAAAGTAATCGTCTCACCTCTCGGCCTCTTCCACTGAAACATGTCTGTCTTTGTCCAAATCTATTTTATTACctgaagaggaaacacacacacacacacacacacacacacacacacacacacacacacattattattctgtattagttactTTGAGAAACTGAGGAAAGACCCTGCTAGGTTTCAGTTCAGAGAGATTTCATACAGGGACCAAACCTTAAAGTCGCACTCTTAGAAAAactaaccaatcaggacagaccAGCTTTTCAAACCTTTAACCCTTTCCTCCCCAGACTTTTAGAGAAACAGGAGCGAGGTGGTTCCTGTGTCCAACACTCTCTCACTTTaggctctgtttttggtctccaccatctccttaaagaaacatcagtctGCTTAATCTCTTCACTGTGCTCCTCAGCGAGTCTCTACATGCGTCTGTCGGAGCACAATAAAGAGTCTCCTTCTTTTAAAGTTCCCAGTCTGAACTGAGAGTGAACATTTATCATCCTCCAGAACGTCCCCATGTGATTTACCGCCGTACGAACAACACTGAAATCACATTATCAGTCTGGATTTATGACTCCcccacattcaaacacatgtGGCAGATTAATATCAGACAACATAATCAGGTCGCAATAACTGAACATTTAGACGCTGTAGCAACGTGACAAACAGCCGTCCTGTGACACCAACACAAGCTGAGACATGAAGAAACGTTCCATCAGTGAAACCTGAGATCAGGATTCATTAAACATTAACTTTATAAATTAATACgcctttaaaatgtgtcaaaatgacataaaaacattattatctGAATGATTCAGGATGTTCTGTTGATACAGCATCACAGACGTGACAGCAAgaattaaaacacaaataaaaacagaagaataagAAAATAGAAACTACTCACCGACTATACATAAACAAATCTCATTCCCCAACATTTTCCTCAACTCTTTCACCCAGTTCTTcacctgcagacacaaacacaccttcagCTCTGTGACACATCAGGAACACTAACCCTGATCCAGCAGGATATCAGAACATCAGACCATCAGAACTTTAGAACattagaacatcagaacatcagaacattagaacatcagaacatcagaccATCAGAACAttagaacatcagaactttagaacatcagaacatcagaccATCAGAACattagaacatcagaacatcagaccATCAGAACAttagaacatcagaactttagaacatcagaacatcagaacattagaacatcagaactttagaacatcagaacatcagaccATCAGAACattagaacatcagaacatcagaacatcagaacattagaacatcagaactttagaacatcagaacattagaacatcagaacatcagaactttagaacatcagaacattagaacatcagaacatcagaactttagaacatcagaacatcagaactttagaacatcagaacatcagaactttagaacatcagaacatcagaactttagaacatcagaacattagaacatcagaacatcagaactttagaacatcagaacatcagaacatcagaacatcagaactttagaacatcagaacatcagaactttagaacatcagaacattagaacatcagaacatcagaacatcagaactttagaacatcagaactttagaacatcagaacatcagaacatcagaacatcagaacatctgAACTTtcgaacatcagaacatcagaactttagaacatcagaactttagaacatcagaactttagaacatcagaacatcagaactttagaacatcagaactttagaacatcagaacatcagaacatcagaactttagaacatcagaacatcagaactttagaacatcagaacatcagaactttagaacatcagaactttagaacatcagaacttaagaacatcagaacatcagaacatcagaactttagaacatcagaacatcagaactttagaacatcagaacatcagaacttcagaactttagaacatcagaacatcagaacatcagaactttagaacatcagaacttcagaacatcagaacatcagaacatcagaactttagaacatcagaactttagaacatcagaacttcagaacatcagaacatcagaacatcagaactttagaacatcagaactttagaacattagaacatcagaacatcagaactttagaacatcagaactttagaaCACCAGAGCATCAGAGCATCAGAActtcagaacatcagaacatcagaactttagaacatcagaacatcagaactttaga
This region includes:
- the rab21 gene encoding ras-related protein Rab-21, with product MAAGGPGRTYSFKVVLLGEGCVGKTSLVLRYCENKFNDKHITTLQASFLTKKLNITGKRVNLAIWDTAGQERFHALGPIYYRDSNGAILVYDITDEDSFQKVKNWVKELRKMLGNEICLCIVGNKIDLDKDRHVSVEEAESYAESVGAKHYHTSAKLNKGIEELFLDLCKRMMETAQADERLKGNGASQSASSRRGVQIVDDEPQATPAGGCCSSG